GGATCGACACCGCCGACTTCCAGGTCGCCAAGACCGTGGACCTCCCGGCGGGAGAGGGTTTCGGAGGGTTCACGGAGGTGGATCCGGAGACCGGCGCGGTGTGGGTCGGGCTGGACACCGCCGTCGTCGTGCACGACGCGGCGGGCAAGCGGCTCGACACCATCGAGGGCGTCGACATGCCCCGCGCGGCGAGGTTCGACGTCGCCACGCACGAGGCGTTCGTGGTGTGGCAGGACGCGGGGGACACCTCGCAGCCGGGCAGCGACAACAACGGTACGCTCACCGTCCACCGCACCGGCGACCTCCAGGAGGCCGCGAAGCCCGTTGCACTCCCGGGAAACCACGGGCAGTCGGGCAGTGCGGCCGTGGCCGTCGAGCCCGGCGGCGCGGCCGTCTTCGTCTCGGACCCGGCGGGGGCGAGGATCACCCGGCTGGAGCGGTCCACCTCCCCGAAGGTCACCCGGAGCCCGGCGGACCGGTCGGTCACGGTCGGCGCCGAGGTCTCGCTGACCGTGCAGGCCGAGGGGACCCCGCGGCCCACCGTCGCCTGGCAGGTGAGTACGGACGCCGGCCGGACCTGGCGGGCCGTGCCGGGCGCGACCTCACCGACCCACACCTTCACGGCCGCGGCCGCCGGCAACGGCAGCCGGTACCGGGCGGAGTTCACCAACGACGTCGGGACCGCCCGCACCGGTGCGGCCACGCTCACCGTCACCGGCGCGGACACGACGACCGGCGGCGGCGCGTCCACCGGAGGGACCGGCGGCGGCTCCGGCACGTCCGGGAGCACGAACGGGAGCTCGACCGGAGGCTCGGGTGGTCCGGCCGATGGTTCGGGCGGTGCTGCGGGCGGTGCCGGCGGAAGCGCCGACGGCGGCTCGGCCGGCGGTGCGGTCGGCGGTACGGGCGTCACCACCGCCGGCGGCGCGCTCGCATCGACCGGAGCCACCGTCGCCTCCCTCGCCGCGGGTGCGGTCGTCCTCACGGCGGGCGGCTGGGTGCTGGTACGCCGCACGCGCCCGCGGAAAACCGCCTGAGCCCCGGCTCGGCCCCGGCTCGGCTCCGGGTCAACTGCGCCTGAATCTGCCCGAATCCGTCTGAGCTCCGCCGCGGGTCGCCCTGTTGAATGGGCGTCGAACGCATCTCTTGACCAGAGACGAAGGAGACACCGCTCGTGATCGTGATCGCCCACCTCAGTGACATCCATCTCGACGGGGACCCGCGCGCAGCCGACCGCACCCGCGCCGTCATGGAGTACCTCGACGGTCTGCCGTACGACCTGGACGCCGTGCTGGTGAGCGGGGACATAGCCGACCACGCCGCCGCCGCCGAGTACGAGGAGGCCGCCAAACTGCTGCGCTCGCGGCACCCGCTGGTGGTCTGCCCCGGCAACCACGACGAACGGACCGCCTTCCGGCAGGGCCTGCTGGGGGAGGAGGCCCCGTCCGCGGCGCCGGTCGACCAGGTGCTGCGCGGCTCCGGCTTCGTGCTCGCGGTGTGCGACTCCTCCGTTCCCGGCGCGGACCACGGCCTGCTGGAGGAGTCCACGCTGGCCTGGCTGGACGGCGTACTGACCGACACTCC
Above is a genomic segment from Streptomyces sp. NBC_01233 containing:
- a CDS encoding metallophosphoesterase, whose protein sequence is MIVIAHLSDIHLDGDPRAADRTRAVMEYLDGLPYDLDAVLVSGDIADHAAAAEYEEAAKLLRSRHPLVVCPGNHDERTAFRQGLLGEEAPSAAPVDQVLRGSGFVLAVCDSSVPGADHGLLEESTLAWLDGVLTDTPRETPVLVAFHHPPVPLHTPYVDEIRQFGEERLAALAGRHPHLTAFLCGHAHTAAATTFAGRPVLVAPGVVSSLRLPWEHPSAGSEHVHLDEPPAVAFHLLGDDGRLTTHYRVVVDRR